From Paenibacillus graminis, a single genomic window includes:
- a CDS encoding DUF1361 domain-containing protein, with protein sequence MKELNYIKVFLLLAGLSLVTLAVYGVVSQRTDTFYKFLIWNLFLAWLPFVFSMAAHELDKRKIGGLLVLPLGIAWLLFFPNAPYIMTDLVHLTIRKNLYFVSGTIQNRYWYDLITLLLFTWSGWLTGFFSLYQFQAVIYRKTNLLLSWIFVLFACGLGGYGVLLGRVYRLNSWDVLTDRHQLYQLVVDSLNRQSVFFSLFIACVLLAIYATMYCLLNVLGRGNGRDYSLGGRR encoded by the coding sequence ATGAAGGAATTGAATTACATCAAGGTGTTTCTGCTTTTGGCAGGATTGTCCCTGGTGACGCTGGCCGTTTACGGTGTAGTATCGCAGCGGACGGATACATTCTATAAATTTTTGATCTGGAATCTGTTTTTGGCCTGGCTGCCGTTCGTATTCTCCATGGCGGCCCATGAGCTGGACAAAAGAAAAATCGGCGGATTGCTGGTGCTTCCGCTCGGTATAGCCTGGCTGCTGTTTTTTCCGAACGCGCCTTATATTATGACGGATTTGGTGCATTTGACGATCCGCAAGAATCTGTATTTTGTCAGCGGCACGATCCAGAACCGCTACTGGTATGATCTGATTACGCTGCTGCTGTTCACCTGGAGCGGCTGGCTGACCGGATTCTTTTCCCTGTACCAGTTCCAGGCTGTCATCTACCGTAAAACCAATCTGCTGCTCTCCTGGATCTTCGTGCTGTTCGCCTGCGGGCTCGGAGGCTATGGCGTACTGCTCGGCCGGGTCTACCGGCTGAACAGCTGGGATGTGCTCACCGACCGGCATCAGCTGTACCAGCTTGTCGTGGACAGCCTGAACCGGCAATCTGTTTTCTTCAGCCTGTTCATTGCCTGCGTGCTGCTGGCTATTTATGCGACCATGTACTGTCTGCTGAATGTGCTGGGCAGAGGCAACGGCCGCGACTACTCCTTAGGCGGCAGAAGGTAG